The following are encoded together in the Acinetobacter radioresistens DSM 6976 = NBRC 102413 = CIP 103788 genome:
- the guaD gene encoding guanine deaminase — translation MSSLPISTAIRGRFLDIRQIVAQPTDLAHQVRYLEDGLLITEQGKIVWFGPWQEGQTQLPAGILVEHYPEQLIVPGFIDTHIHYPQSEMVGAYGEQLLSWLNTYTFPTEMQFENPEHASKIAHFFIEELLRNGTTTALVFCTVHPQSVDALFEQAAQYQMRLIAGKVMMDRNAPEALCDTAQSSYEDSRALIEKWHGKGRALYAITPRFAPTSTPKQLQLAGKLKTEFPDVYIHTHLSENLDEIAWVKELFPEQQGYLEVYHHYGLTGERSVFAHCVHLQEQEWDCLHQSKSAIAFCPTSNLFLGSGLFPLSKTWQKQVKVGLGTDIGAGTSFSLLQTANEAYKVQQLQGNKLSALEAFYHATLGGARALNLEDKLGNFDLGKEADFIVLDLKATTLQKLRQEHSKGLEDSLFALFTLGDDRNVEATYIYGQKAYSKAEPV, via the coding sequence ATGTCTTCACTTCCCATTTCCACAGCCATTCGCGGGCGTTTTCTAGATATTCGGCAGATTGTAGCCCAGCCTACCGATCTGGCTCATCAGGTCCGTTATTTAGAAGATGGCCTGCTGATTACAGAACAGGGAAAAATAGTCTGGTTTGGCCCGTGGCAAGAGGGTCAGACCCAATTACCTGCCGGTATTCTGGTAGAACATTATCCTGAACAGTTGATTGTTCCTGGCTTTATTGACACCCATATACATTATCCGCAAAGTGAAATGGTCGGTGCATATGGCGAGCAACTGCTGAGCTGGCTTAATACTTATACATTTCCAACTGAAATGCAGTTTGAAAATCCTGAACATGCCAGCAAGATTGCCCATTTTTTTATAGAAGAACTGCTTAGAAATGGAACCACCACTGCATTGGTTTTCTGTACGGTGCATCCGCAATCAGTAGATGCATTATTTGAGCAGGCAGCACAGTACCAGATGCGGCTCATTGCAGGTAAGGTCATGATGGACCGTAATGCACCCGAAGCACTTTGTGACACGGCCCAGAGCAGCTATGAAGATAGCAGGGCACTCATTGAAAAATGGCATGGCAAGGGCCGGGCACTCTATGCTATTACACCACGTTTTGCGCCTACCTCTACACCGAAACAATTGCAGCTGGCGGGGAAATTAAAAACAGAATTTCCGGATGTCTATATACATACCCATTTGAGTGAAAATCTGGATGAAATTGCTTGGGTAAAAGAATTGTTCCCTGAGCAGCAGGGTTACCTGGAGGTTTATCATCATTACGGGCTGACTGGAGAACGCAGTGTATTTGCACATTGTGTTCATCTGCAGGAGCAGGAATGGGACTGTCTGCACCAGAGTAAATCTGCAATCGCATTCTGCCCAACATCGAACCTGTTTTTAGGAAGCGGGCTGTTTCCATTGTCTAAAACCTGGCAAAAACAGGTAAAGGTTGGCCTCGGGACTGATATTGGTGCAGGTACATCATTCAGCCTGTTACAGACAGCCAATGAAGCATATAAAGTCCAGCAGTTACAGGGCAACAAGCTCTCTGCGCTTGAGGCTTTCTACCACGCTACACTGGGGGGCGCACGTGCATTGAACCTAGAGGACAAACTGGGTAATTTCGATTTAGGTAAAGAAGCTGACTTTATAGTACTCGACCTGAAGGCAACAACTTTACAGAAACTGCGTCAGGAACATAGCAAGGGACTAGAAGACAGCCTGTTTGCCCTGTTTACATTAGGAGATGATCGTAATGTTGAAGCAACCTATATCTATGGACAAAAGGCCTACAGCAAAGCAGAACCAGTCTAG
- the hpt gene encoding hypoxanthine phosphoribosyltransferase — protein MTIEMSVLISAEEIQAKVKELGAKIDAHYAQSDRELVLIGLLRGSVIFMADLCRAIHKPHELDFMTVSSYGGGTTSSRDVKILKDLDGEIRGKDVLVVEDIIDSGNTLSKVLEILQTRNPNSIELCTLVSKPSRREIELEVKFLGFEVEDKFIVGYGLDYDQKYRHIPFIGEIGL, from the coding sequence ATGACCATTGAAATGAGCGTATTGATTTCTGCTGAAGAGATTCAGGCAAAAGTCAAAGAGCTTGGTGCAAAAATTGATGCTCACTATGCACAAAGTGACCGGGAACTGGTTCTGATCGGACTGTTACGTGGCTCGGTCATTTTCATGGCAGATTTATGCCGTGCCATTCATAAACCACATGAACTGGACTTTATGACTGTCTCCAGTTATGGGGGAGGCACTACTTCAAGTCGTGATGTAAAAATCCTGAAAGATCTGGACGGGGAAATCCGGGGTAAAGATGTTCTGGTAGTCGAGGATATTATCGACTCAGGCAATACCCTGAGTAAAGTTCTAGAAATCCTGCAAACCCGTAATCCTAATTCAATTGAGCTCTGCACCTTGGTAAGCAAACCATCACGCCGTGAAATTGAACTTGAAGTTAAATTTTTAGGCTTTGAAGTAGAAGATAAATTTATTGTTGGCTATGGTCTGGATTATGACCAGAAGTATCGACATATTCCTTTTATTGGGGAAATTGGTCTTTAG